In Desulfotignum phosphitoxidans DSM 13687, one DNA window encodes the following:
- a CDS encoding GAF domain-containing protein, producing the protein MTILDQIKKMILPRVSAKEKSLYQRLNIVFGFFFLIPTFGLLYFLITYDLLNDQYVPLFFGAFLICSLAGFVTLRVLFEKISKLSNHLTRSLEKDFTSNGIRKGTDEVANISKSIDLFEKRLQTTFSQLERKVSDISILKELSDLCYVTFDPEELLYITLERGLKITHADIGSVLILKNLPEKHFVIKARIGQEDKLNIGDTVDFHTSVAKYAVINKAPFVVEDIEKDSRLGRINKAQYASKSFVCLPIKTIRDIIGVMTISRKKTADIFTLEDVEALIPLVSNAAFTYENLRLLKDLEKADQKEKHLSWLISTTNSSMKDIELYQSLLKDTIRMIPFCGTVLLLKDPDMPDQVQVIDFYSKKNNLLKRGERFSYKGSLLESMFIQVDTTVVGDLSAMTMDTPLEQALLLSHGGNAAVIHPLVNSGNMTGCFIFIHENKTDALNYQNQTHLVTHIFALAMEKSSLFKSAQQRASELSTIKQIGSVLASSTFDIEQVLFYTMDMIRVAMQVEAGSLLLIEDNVLKLKTAFNVDMEKLSDFSIQLGQSIAGQVAAKGDSIIDNHVQDSRLFFSAIAKASGFVTRSVLCVPMISQGRVIGVIEVLNKTSGHFGAEDQQLLQSIASSVSIAIENSRLYKETLSIADQERAIRQIFQKFVPKAIVDKIVHGDVQSQSLMEEFKTVTLLNVDLRNFSRMAATIGPQKTVSALNSFFSTMGEIVFAHQGIVDKYLGDGFLALFGAPLSTISDADNAVTAAIEMKQALTGLNADLKEKMDLSVHIGISIHTGEVVVGNIGFDKKMDYTVIGDAVNSVFNIQDLTRHLPDSILISEKTIKSLRHPVKVNEIKIPDENTKVEGLKVFELLSQTRPEHDHSP; encoded by the coding sequence ATGACAATTTTGGATCAGATCAAAAAGATGATCCTTCCCAGAGTATCTGCCAAAGAAAAATCGCTTTACCAGCGACTCAACATTGTCTTTGGTTTCTTTTTTCTGATCCCCACCTTTGGACTCCTGTATTTTTTAATCACCTATGACCTTTTGAACGATCAGTATGTTCCCCTTTTCTTTGGGGCATTTCTGATCTGCTCTCTGGCCGGATTTGTGACCCTGCGGGTGTTATTTGAAAAAATATCCAAATTGTCGAACCATCTCACCCGGTCCCTTGAAAAAGATTTCACAAGCAACGGTATCCGCAAGGGAACCGATGAAGTGGCCAATATTTCCAAAAGTATCGATTTGTTTGAAAAAAGGCTGCAAACCACGTTTTCCCAGCTGGAAAGAAAAGTGTCCGACATCAGCATCCTCAAAGAACTGTCTGATTTATGCTATGTCACCTTTGATCCGGAAGAACTGCTGTACATCACCCTTGAACGGGGATTGAAAATCACCCATGCAGATATCGGCTCTGTTCTGATTTTAAAAAACCTGCCGGAAAAGCACTTCGTCATCAAGGCCCGGATCGGCCAGGAAGACAAATTGAACATCGGCGATACCGTGGACTTTCACACCAGCGTGGCCAAATACGCGGTCATCAACAAGGCCCCGTTTGTGGTGGAAGATATTGAAAAAGACTCCCGTTTAGGACGGATCAACAAAGCCCAGTATGCGTCCAAATCCTTTGTGTGCCTGCCCATTAAAACCATCCGGGATATCATCGGTGTAATGACCATTTCCCGGAAAAAAACCGCGGATATTTTTACCCTTGAAGATGTGGAAGCGTTGATTCCTCTGGTCTCCAATGCAGCGTTCACTTATGAAAATCTCCGGCTGCTCAAAGACCTGGAAAAAGCGGATCAGAAAGAAAAACACCTGTCCTGGCTGATTTCCACCACCAACTCCAGCATGAAGGATATTGAACTCTATCAGAGCCTGTTAAAAGACACGATTCGCATGATTCCTTTCTGCGGTACTGTGCTTTTGCTAAAGGATCCGGACATGCCGGACCAGGTGCAGGTGATCGATTTTTATTCCAAAAAAAACAACCTGCTTAAGCGGGGAGAACGCTTTTCATACAAAGGGAGCCTGCTGGAATCCATGTTCATCCAGGTGGATACCACCGTGGTGGGGGATCTGTCTGCCATGACCATGGACACGCCGTTGGAACAGGCACTGCTTTTGTCTCATGGCGGGAATGCCGCCGTGATCCATCCGTTGGTCAATTCCGGAAATATGACCGGATGTTTTATCTTTATTCATGAAAACAAAACCGATGCGCTGAATTATCAGAACCAGACCCATCTGGTCACCCATATATTTGCCCTGGCCATGGAAAAAAGCAGCCTCTTCAAATCCGCGCAGCAGCGGGCCAGTGAACTGTCCACCATCAAACAGATCGGCAGTGTTCTGGCCTCGTCCACGTTTGATATCGAACAGGTGCTTTTTTATACCATGGACATGATCCGTGTGGCCATGCAGGTGGAAGCGGGATCTTTACTGCTGATTGAAGACAATGTCCTGAAATTGAAAACCGCGTTCAACGTGGACATGGAAAAACTGAGCGACTTTTCCATTCAACTAGGCCAGAGCATTGCCGGGCAGGTGGCCGCCAAAGGGGACAGTATCATCGACAACCATGTTCAGGATTCCAGGCTGTTTTTTTCCGCCATTGCCAAAGCCAGCGGTTTTGTCACCCGGTCGGTGTTGTGCGTGCCCATGATATCCCAGGGCCGGGTCATCGGGGTCATCGAGGTACTCAACAAAACAAGCGGTCATTTTGGGGCCGAAGATCAGCAGCTGCTTCAATCCATCGCTTCTTCAGTGTCCATTGCCATTGAAAACTCCCGTCTTTACAAGGAAACCCTGTCCATTGCCGATCAGGAAAGGGCCATTCGGCAGATTTTTCAAAAATTCGTGCCCAAGGCCATTGTGGACAAGATCGTTCATGGAGATGTCCAATCCCAGTCATTGATGGAAGAATTCAAAACCGTGACCCTGCTCAATGTGGATTTAAGAAATTTTTCCCGAATGGCGGCCACGATCGGACCCCAGAAAACCGTGTCTGCATTGAATTCATTTTTTTCCACCATGGGGGAAATCGTTTTCGCCCATCAGGGGATTGTGGACAAATACCTGGGGGATGGGTTTCTGGCCCTTTTCGGTGCACCGTTGTCCACCATTTCCGACGCAGACAACGCAGTTACCGCTGCCATTGAAATGAAGCAGGCATTAACCGGTCTCAATGCCGATCTCAAAGAAAAAATGGACCTTTCCGTGCATATCGGCATCAGTATTCACACCGGAGAAGTAGTGGTGGGTAATATCGGATTTGACAAAAAAATGGATTATACCGTCATCGGCGATGCCGTCAACTCCGTGTTCAATATTCAGGATCTGACCAGGCATTTGCCGGACTCCATTTTGATCAGCGAAAAAACCATCAAGTCGTTACGTCACCCTGTCAAAGTCAATGAAATAAAAATCCCCGATGAAAATACCAAAGTCGAAGGACTCAAAGTATTTGAACTGCTTTCCCAAACCCGACCGGAGCACGATCATTCACCATGA
- the cobT gene encoding nicotinate-nucleotide--dimethylbenzimidazole phosphoribosyltransferase — MSLLETTISEIRKELDPAALAAAKDRLRNQAKPPGSLGVMEDISARLAAIKGTLDVRLTHKRIVTCAGDHGVVEEGVSLFPAEVTPQMVLNFAGGGASVNVIAKHAGAEVKAADIGVNYDFDPALPIFHKKVRHGTANFTKEPAMTRNEAIRSIEAGIEIVAELEAESPVDLLGTGDMGIGNTTPSTAVIAAFSGLPVEKLTGRGTGIDDAALANKIAVIQKGLDLHMPDPKDPLDILSKVGGLEIGALAGLVLGAASRGIPVICDGLISTAGALIACELAPAAKNYLFVSHQSVEIGHKYMHDRLGLSPLIDLNFRLGEGTGAAVCMELLDLSTRILADIKTFEEVGVTNID, encoded by the coding sequence ATGTCATTACTTGAAACCACGATTTCAGAAATTCGGAAAGAACTGGACCCGGCCGCCCTGGCAGCGGCCAAAGACCGGCTGCGCAATCAGGCCAAACCCCCGGGAAGTTTAGGCGTCATGGAAGATATCTCCGCCCGTCTGGCCGCCATCAAAGGGACCCTTGACGTCAGGCTGACCCATAAGCGTATTGTCACCTGTGCCGGGGATCATGGTGTGGTGGAAGAAGGAGTCAGTCTGTTTCCGGCGGAAGTCACGCCTCAGATGGTGCTCAATTTTGCCGGGGGCGGGGCATCCGTGAATGTGATTGCCAAACATGCCGGGGCTGAGGTCAAGGCCGCGGATATCGGGGTCAACTATGATTTTGATCCGGCATTGCCCATTTTCCACAAAAAAGTACGCCACGGCACCGCCAATTTCACCAAAGAACCGGCCATGACGCGGAACGAAGCCATCCGTTCCATCGAAGCCGGCATCGAGATCGTCGCAGAGCTGGAAGCGGAATCGCCTGTGGACCTGCTGGGAACCGGGGATATGGGCATCGGAAATACCACACCGTCCACTGCGGTGATTGCCGCATTCTCCGGCCTGCCCGTGGAAAAACTCACGGGCCGGGGCACGGGCATCGATGATGCGGCTCTGGCCAACAAGATTGCCGTGATTCAAAAAGGGCTGGATCTGCATATGCCGGATCCCAAAGATCCGTTGGATATTTTGTCCAAGGTGGGCGGTCTGGAGATCGGGGCCCTGGCCGGTCTGGTTCTGGGGGCGGCATCCCGCGGCATCCCGGTGATCTGTGACGGATTGATCTCCACGGCCGGGGCTTTGATCGCCTGCGAGCTGGCTCCGGCGGCAAAAAATTATCTGTTTGTGAGTCACCAGTCAGTGGAGATCGGTCATAAATATATGCACGACCGGCTGGGGCTGTCACCGCTCATCGATCTGAATTTCCGTCTGGGGGAGGGCACGGGTGCGGCCGTGTGCATGGAACTGCTGGATCTGTCCACCCGGATTCTGGCGGACATCAAAACCTTTGAAGAGGTGGGTGTGACCAATATCGACTAG
- a CDS encoding Na+/H+ antiporter subunit C, whose protein sequence is MEWLVSACFGVMIACGVYLVLRARTFPVILGLTLMGYAVNLFLFLTGRLHTNLPDIISPNQTRYADPLPQALVLTAIVIGFAMIAFLVVLSLRALGELDTDHVDGQQENPPA, encoded by the coding sequence ATGGAATGGCTGGTATCGGCATGTTTCGGGGTCATGATCGCCTGCGGGGTCTATCTCGTGCTGCGGGCGCGCACCTTTCCCGTGATTCTGGGCCTGACCCTGATGGGTTACGCCGTCAACCTGTTTCTGTTTCTCACCGGCCGCCTGCACACCAACCTGCCGGACATTATTTCCCCCAACCAGACCCGGTACGCAGACCCTCTTCCCCAGGCCCTGGTTTTGACCGCCATTGTCATCGGTTTTGCCATGATCGCGTTTCTGGTGGTGCTCTCTTTGCGTGCATTAGGAGAACTTGACACCGACCATGTCGACGGACAGCAGGAGAACCCCCCCGCATGA
- a CDS encoding monovalent cation/H+ antiporter subunit D translates to MINHLIVSPLLLPLLMGTVIILNANQPVARQRILGLSSCLAVLVMTGILLFQSAEGPIQTYVLGDWPTPFGIVMVLDRLSAMMLFITALLALLCLAHAAPGTDREGKNFHALFQFQLLGINGAFLTGDIFNLFVFFEIMLLSSYGLVLHGGGGLRTRAGMHYVILNLVGSSIFLVGVGILYALLGTLNMADLAVRMAAAPAENAALLQAAGLILFAVFALKAALLPLCFWLPDAYGFTSAPVAALFAVMTKVGVYVILRVYCLIFSEFAGVGAGLLSAWLLPAALITLAAGAAGVAGSRDLRRITAYLVIVSVGTLLAVIGTFQREAIAAAIVYLPHTTFMTAAMFLVADLIRRQRPDAGSELIPDRPVGQPTLLGLLFLTAAVAIGGLPPLSGFFAKVMMLMTVQGNNAAPWIWALVLGSGLLALVALGRAGIIIFWKLLPKDEPGTGRGTSHDPVPVYAPADVFPAAVLLCISPLLVIFGGGITEFAFAAADHVINPVHYIEAVLGPDRSLPLLYPFGGE, encoded by the coding sequence ATGATAAATCATCTGATTGTCAGTCCCCTGCTGCTGCCCCTGCTGATGGGGACCGTGATTATCCTGAACGCCAACCAGCCCGTTGCCCGGCAGCGCATCCTGGGCCTTTCTTCCTGCCTGGCGGTCCTGGTCATGACCGGTATCCTGCTTTTTCAAAGTGCTGAAGGACCCATTCAGACCTATGTGCTGGGAGACTGGCCCACCCCCTTCGGCATTGTGATGGTCCTGGACCGGCTCAGCGCCATGATGCTGTTTATTACCGCTCTGCTGGCCCTGCTTTGCCTGGCTCATGCGGCCCCGGGGACCGACCGGGAGGGGAAGAATTTCCATGCCCTGTTTCAATTCCAGCTGCTGGGGATCAACGGGGCCTTTCTCACGGGTGACATCTTCAACCTGTTTGTATTTTTCGAGATCATGCTGCTGTCCTCCTACGGCCTGGTGCTGCATGGGGGCGGGGGTCTCCGGACCCGGGCCGGCATGCATTATGTCATTCTCAACCTGGTGGGCTCCAGCATCTTTCTGGTGGGAGTGGGGATTCTCTATGCCCTTCTTGGGACCCTGAACATGGCGGACCTGGCGGTGCGCATGGCCGCAGCCCCGGCTGAAAACGCGGCCCTGCTCCAGGCGGCCGGCCTGATTCTGTTTGCTGTGTTTGCGTTGAAAGCGGCCCTGCTGCCCCTGTGTTTCTGGCTGCCGGATGCCTATGGTTTCACCAGCGCCCCCGTGGCGGCCCTGTTTGCCGTCATGACCAAGGTGGGGGTGTATGTGATTCTGCGGGTATACTGCCTGATCTTCAGTGAATTTGCCGGGGTCGGGGCCGGCCTTTTAAGCGCCTGGCTTCTGCCCGCTGCCCTGATCACCCTGGCGGCCGGGGCTGCCGGCGTGGCAGGCAGCCGGGATCTGCGGCGGATCACCGCTTATCTGGTTATTGTGTCCGTGGGCACGCTTTTGGCCGTGATCGGCACCTTTCAAAGAGAGGCCATTGCCGCCGCCATTGTGTACCTGCCCCATACCACGTTCATGACCGCGGCCATGTTTCTGGTGGCGGACCTGATCCGGCGGCAGCGGCCGGATGCCGGATCAGAACTGATCCCGGACCGGCCCGTGGGCCAGCCCACCCTCCTGGGACTGCTGTTTCTCACCGCTGCCGTGGCCATCGGCGGCCTGCCGCCTTTGAGTGGGTTTTTCGCCAAGGTGATGATGCTCATGACGGTCCAGGGCAATAACGCTGCGCCCTGGATCTGGGCACTGGTTCTGGGGAGCGGGCTGTTGGCCCTGGTGGCTCTGGGACGGGCCGGTATCATTATCTTCTGGAAACTGTTGCCAAAGGATGAACCCGGGACGGGCCGGGGAACCTCCCATGACCCTGTCCCTGTCTATGCGCCGGCAGATGTGTTCCCGGCCGCTGTTTTGCTTTGCATCAGCCCGCTGCTGGTTATTTTCGGCGGGGGGATCACTGAGTTTGCCTTTGCCGCTGCCGACCATGTCATCAACCCGGTTCACTATATCGAGGCGGTACTGGGACCGGACCGGTCGCTTCCGCTGCTCTATCCTTTCGGAGGTGAATAA
- a CDS encoding Na+/H+ antiporter subunit G, translating to MTFVIELLVSFFLVMGAFFAMAGSIGSFRLPDFFSRLHGPTKSTTLGVGAMAIASAIYFSFHGEGISFHEVLITLFLFITAPVSAHFLAKAALHQGLHRKESSPETSRKSTDR from the coding sequence ATGACATTTGTGATTGAACTGCTGGTGTCATTTTTCCTGGTCATGGGAGCGTTTTTTGCCATGGCCGGATCCATTGGCTCCTTTCGCCTGCCCGACTTTTTTTCCCGGCTCCACGGTCCCACCAAATCCACGACCCTGGGGGTGGGGGCCATGGCCATAGCTTCTGCCATCTATTTTTCTTTCCATGGGGAGGGCATCAGCTTTCACGAGGTGCTGATCACATTGTTCTTGTTCATCACGGCGCCGGTGAGCGCCCATTTTCTGGCCAAGGCCGCCCTGCACCAGGGCCTTCATCGTAAAGAGTCCAGTCCGGAAACCAGCCGGAAATCAACAGACCGCTGA
- a CDS encoding K+/H+ antiporter subunit F: protein MLSIAIPVAFALLTAAQLLNLYRLLKGPTLLDRILALDTMYIDAIAMFILMGVFFHSAVYFEAALIIAVMGFIGTVATSKFLMRGDILE, encoded by the coding sequence ATGCTGAGTATTGCCATCCCCGTCGCCTTTGCCCTGCTGACGGCGGCCCAGCTGCTGAACCTGTACCGGCTGCTCAAAGGCCCCACCCTTCTGGACCGGATACTGGCTTTGGACACCATGTATATCGACGCCATTGCCATGTTTATCCTGATGGGCGTATTTTTTCATTCCGCCGTCTATTTTGAGGCGGCCCTGATCATTGCGGTCATGGGATTTATCGGCACCGTGGCCACCAGCAAATTTCTCATGCGGGGCGATATCCTTGAATAA
- a CDS encoding Na+/H+ antiporter subunit E — MPAYRKSPIPGNRWLPHPLMTLVLVIIWLFLVNTITFGHLLLGTLLGIAIPWFTNRFWPERPKIAKPFLLFRFFFITFVTDVIVANITVVRLFLLPDISRLRPRFIEIPLDTQDPMVITILASVISLTPGTVSAEVSEDRQTLIVHGLDVADEALAVQTIKTRYEAPLKEIFSC, encoded by the coding sequence ATGCCCGCATACCGAAAATCCCCCATTCCTGGCAACCGGTGGCTGCCCCATCCATTGATGACCCTGGTGCTGGTCATTATCTGGCTGTTTCTGGTGAATACCATTACCTTTGGTCATCTGCTGCTGGGCACGCTGCTGGGCATTGCCATTCCCTGGTTCACCAACCGGTTCTGGCCGGAACGGCCGAAGATTGCAAAACCTTTCCTGCTGTTCCGGTTTTTCTTCATCACCTTTGTGACCGATGTGATTGTCGCCAATATCACGGTGGTGCGTCTGTTTCTTTTGCCCGACATTTCGAGGCTGCGGCCCCGGTTCATTGAAATTCCTCTGGACACACAGGACCCCATGGTGATCACCATCCTGGCCAGCGTGATATCCCTGACCCCTGGCACCGTGTCCGCGGAAGTGAGTGAAGACCGCCAAACCCTGATTGTCCACGGCCTGGACGTGGCCGATGAAGCGCTTGCGGTGCAGACCATTAAAACCCGTTATGAAGCCCCTTTAAAGGAGATATTTTCATGCTGA
- a CDS encoding monovalent cation/H+ antiporter subunit A, which produces MTLALIPLLPLLGAFIPCLFQNRHLNAASAGLIAGISLILLLLQIPFVFTGDMPVYTRDWIPALGFSFAFRVSGFGFLFALLVLGIGLLIILYARYYIAKEDPMGRFYTYLLFFMGSMLGIVLSENLILLMVFWELTSISSFLLIGFWRHRADARQGAFMALVITGGGGFAMLAGFLLLGHMVGSFELTDILAAKQIIQAHPLYPITLILILVGAFTKSAQFPFQFWLPHAMAAPTPVSAFLHSATMVKAGVFLLALMVPVLGGTPLWFYLVTLTGLITLVFAAYMALFKDDLKGLLAYSTVSHLGLITLLLGLGTPLAVFAAVFHIFNHAAFKAGLFLLAGIIDHETGTRDIQRLSGLKTAMPVTAGLTLIGCGAMAGVPLFNGFLSKEMFLAETLGPGLTGAMGWIVPLGSTLAAVFAVAYSIRMLLGVFWGKPAEDLPRSPHEPPMGMTLSPGFLMAMCVLVGIFPAFFAGPLVNAGAGAILGPDMPAFHMAVWHGFNMALVLSMVALAGGVVFYLQRHRLFDVHVWCSRYLDGKTLFESLVSGMVQAGNRAIRFLENGSLQRYLFVLISVTLVLGVVPFAVSRTPLLGPVAATPVDPVTLVMGLILIIGAVATVKTHRNRILSIIMLSTVGLVVALAFTRFSAPDLALTQISVEVVTIILLMMALHLLPTTTPKESSKARKRRDGLLAVLAGGGAAAMAMAILTRPYDTISDFFLAHSVPGGGGTNVVNVILVDFRGFDTLGEITVLAIAGLIIYALLHQFERHAPVTDDMGRPWTRDRFPMILVNITRPLLPLALLFSAYIFLRGHNDPGGGFIAGLITATVLTLQYIASGIVWTRPRFHFDNHVIMALGLILALATGLTSWALNYPFLTSTYEYVKLPLIGKFEIASAMAFDMGVYLVVVGSVMLTLVKLGSINSEDARTVSFSAHMDETLENKTIEKEIH; this is translated from the coding sequence ATGACCCTTGCACTCATCCCCCTGCTCCCCTTATTGGGGGCGTTTATCCCCTGTTTATTTCAGAATCGTCATCTCAATGCCGCTTCCGCCGGCCTTATCGCAGGCATCTCCCTGATACTGCTTCTGCTCCAGATCCCTTTTGTTTTCACGGGAGACATGCCTGTTTACACCCGGGACTGGATCCCTGCCTTGGGATTTAGCTTTGCCTTCCGGGTCAGCGGGTTCGGATTTTTGTTCGCCCTGCTGGTGCTGGGCATCGGGCTGCTCATCATCCTTTACGCGCGCTATTACATTGCCAAAGAAGACCCCATGGGACGGTTCTACACCTACCTGCTTTTTTTCATGGGCTCCATGCTGGGCATCGTGCTGTCGGAAAATCTGATTCTGCTGATGGTGTTCTGGGAGTTGACCAGCATCAGCTCTTTTCTGCTTATCGGTTTCTGGCGCCACCGGGCCGATGCCCGCCAGGGGGCGTTCATGGCCCTGGTGATCACGGGCGGGGGCGGGTTTGCCATGCTGGCCGGCTTCCTTTTGCTGGGACACATGGTGGGCAGTTTTGAGCTCACAGACATTCTGGCGGCCAAACAGATCATCCAGGCCCATCCATTGTATCCCATCACCCTGATTCTGATTCTGGTGGGTGCGTTCACCAAATCGGCCCAGTTTCCCTTCCAGTTCTGGCTGCCCCATGCCATGGCCGCCCCCACACCCGTGAGCGCCTTTCTGCACTCCGCCACCATGGTCAAAGCCGGGGTATTTCTGCTGGCCCTGATGGTACCGGTGCTGGGAGGCACCCCACTGTGGTTTTATCTGGTCACGCTCACCGGCCTGATCACCCTGGTGTTTGCCGCCTACATGGCCCTGTTCAAGGATGATCTCAAGGGGCTGCTGGCCTATTCCACGGTGAGCCATCTGGGGCTGATCACCCTGCTGCTGGGCCTTGGCACCCCGCTGGCGGTATTTGCCGCCGTGTTCCACATTTTCAACCACGCCGCATTCAAGGCCGGGCTGTTCCTGCTGGCCGGCATCATTGACCATGAAACCGGGACCCGGGATATCCAGCGGTTGTCCGGACTGAAAACGGCCATGCCGGTGACGGCCGGCCTGACCTTGATCGGGTGCGGTGCCATGGCAGGGGTTCCCCTGTTCAACGGATTTTTAAGCAAGGAGATGTTTCTGGCCGAGACCTTGGGGCCCGGCCTGACAGGTGCCATGGGCTGGATCGTACCGCTGGGATCCACCCTGGCCGCCGTGTTTGCCGTGGCCTATTCCATCCGCATGCTGCTTGGCGTGTTCTGGGGAAAGCCGGCAGAAGACCTGCCCAGATCCCCCCATGAACCGCCCATGGGCATGACGCTGTCACCGGGGTTTCTCATGGCCATGTGTGTTCTGGTGGGCATTTTTCCGGCCTTTTTTGCCGGTCCCCTGGTCAATGCCGGGGCCGGGGCCATCCTGGGCCCGGACATGCCGGCCTTTCACATGGCTGTGTGGCATGGATTCAACATGGCCCTGGTCTTGAGCATGGTCGCTTTGGCAGGGGGAGTGGTGTTTTACCTGCAACGGCACAGATTGTTTGACGTCCATGTGTGGTGTTCCCGATACCTGGACGGCAAAACCCTGTTTGAATCCCTTGTTTCCGGGATGGTTCAGGCTGGAAACCGTGCTATCCGGTTCCTGGAAAACGGGTCATTGCAGCGCTATCTGTTTGTGCTCATCAGTGTCACCCTGGTCCTGGGAGTCGTACCGTTTGCCGTTTCCAGAACCCCGCTTCTGGGACCGGTTGCCGCAACCCCGGTGGATCCGGTCACCCTGGTCATGGGGCTGATTCTGATCATCGGGGCCGTGGCCACGGTCAAGACCCACCGGAACCGGATTCTGTCCATCATCATGCTGAGCACGGTGGGTCTGGTGGTGGCCCTGGCGTTCACCCGGTTTTCAGCACCCGATCTGGCGTTGACCCAGATATCGGTGGAGGTGGTGACCATTATCCTGCTGATGATGGCCCTGCACCTGCTTCCCACCACCACACCAAAGGAATCTTCAAAAGCCAGGAAAAGGCGGGACGGCCTCCTGGCGGTGCTGGCCGGCGGTGGTGCGGCCGCCATGGCCATGGCCATTCTCACCCGTCCCTATGACACCATCTCTGATTTCTTTCTGGCACACAGTGTTCCCGGCGGCGGGGGCACCAATGTGGTGAACGTGATTCTGGTGGATTTCAGGGGGTTTGATACCCTGGGGGAGATCACGGTACTGGCCATCGCCGGCCTGATCATTTACGCACTCCTGCATCAATTTGAACGCCACGCCCCGGTGACCGATGACATGGGCCGGCCCTGGACCCGGGACCGGTTTCCCATGATCCTGGTCAATATCACCCGGCCCCTCCTGCCGCTGGCTTTGCTGTTTTCCGCCTATATTTTTCTGCGGGGCCACAATGATCCCGGCGGCGGATTCATCGCCGGGCTGATCACCGCCACGGTCCTGACCCTGCAGTACATTGCCAGCGGCATTGTCTGGACCCGGCCCCGGTTTCATTTTGACAACCACGTGATCATGGCCCTGGGGCTGATACTGGCCCTGGCAACCGGCCTGACCAGCTGGGCACTTAATTACCCATTCCTGACCAGCACCTATGAATATGTCAAGCTGCCGCTGATCGGCAAATTTGAGATTGCCAGCGCCATGGCCTTTGATATGGGGGTATATCTGGTGGTGGTGGGGTCGGTGATGCTGACACTGGTCAAACTGGGGTCCATCAATTCCGAGGATGCCCGGACCGTCTCTTTCTCAGCCCATATGGATGAAACCCTGGAAAATAAAACCATTGAAAAGGAGATCCATTGA